The Fodinicurvata sediminis DSM 21159 genome includes a region encoding these proteins:
- a CDS encoding peroxidase family protein gives MSHGSSSKGGVLAPRSRLYQGPFGRIFAQLPPWSPPGLDESNIADHLLELAQTQMVEAPGKKPAEVISDTDLSNQLDTEFDSEIPAGYTYFGQFVDHDITFDPASSLMRRNDPEGLLNHRTPRLDLDNIYGHGRANSPYLFDQQDPDKMLIGSIEGSNLPDLPRTHPLNSQGRAMVGDMRNDENAIVCQLQLAFLLAHNTLVDRARSAGLPDPFEAAARTLRWLYQYVVWHDFIKRITQPRIWQDALRHEDCPDGRSEWNIGLGSVYNWKHQPFMPVEFSVAAYRFGHSMVRNAYQTNQPHRGFGNFAPLFDNTGAADPDDLRGFRPMKPGNSIQWDWFLDMESSTGPFPQLARKIDTKLANALTALHEAEAGSNLNILAFRNLLRGWRFELPSGSSVATALGFTPLDIPPERDALWFYILAEAEDGGGNRLGQVGSVILCATFAGLLKGDPQCWMNIDPRWTPDKDPLLQANDKRDSDDWEVAAIIRLSGLPVAGGDFN, from the coding sequence ATGTCACACGGATCAAGCAGTAAGGGTGGTGTCCTGGCACCCCGCTCACGCCTGTACCAGGGCCCCTTCGGGCGCATCTTCGCACAGCTGCCCCCCTGGTCTCCTCCGGGTCTCGACGAGTCGAACATCGCCGATCACCTCCTGGAGCTGGCCCAGACGCAGATGGTGGAAGCGCCTGGCAAGAAGCCTGCCGAGGTCATCTCGGACACTGATCTCAGCAACCAGCTGGACACTGAGTTCGATTCCGAGATTCCCGCCGGCTACACCTATTTCGGCCAGTTCGTCGATCACGACATCACCTTCGACCCGGCCTCCTCGCTCATGCGGCGCAACGACCCCGAGGGCCTGCTGAACCATCGCACGCCCCGGCTGGACCTGGACAACATCTACGGTCACGGCCGGGCCAACAGCCCCTATCTCTTCGACCAGCAGGATCCCGACAAGATGCTCATAGGCAGCATCGAGGGCTCCAACCTTCCCGACCTGCCGCGCACTCATCCCCTGAACAGCCAGGGACGCGCCATGGTCGGCGACATGCGCAACGACGAGAATGCAATCGTCTGCCAGCTGCAGCTGGCCTTCCTGCTGGCGCACAACACCCTGGTCGACCGGGCCCGCAGTGCCGGCCTGCCCGATCCCTTCGAGGCGGCCGCCCGGACCCTGCGCTGGCTCTACCAGTACGTCGTCTGGCACGATTTCATCAAGCGGATCACCCAGCCCAGGATCTGGCAGGACGCGCTGCGGCACGAGGACTGTCCCGACGGGCGCAGCGAATGGAACATCGGCCTGGGCAGCGTCTACAACTGGAAGCACCAGCCCTTCATGCCGGTGGAATTCTCGGTGGCCGCCTATCGCTTCGGTCACTCCATGGTGCGCAACGCCTACCAGACCAACCAGCCACACCGCGGCTTCGGCAACTTCGCACCGCTGTTCGACAACACCGGGGCGGCCGATCCCGACGACCTGCGCGGTTTCCGGCCCATGAAGCCCGGCAACTCCATCCAGTGGGACTGGTTCCTGGACATGGAGAGCTCCACCGGACCCTTCCCTCAGCTGGCCCGCAAGATCGACACCAAGCTGGCCAACGCGCTGACGGCCCTGCACGAGGCCGAGGCCGGCTCGAACCTCAACATCCTGGCCTTCCGCAACCTGCTGCGCGGCTGGCGCTTCGAGCTGCCCTCGGGCTCCTCGGTGGCCACGGCGCTGGGCTTCACGCCGCTCGACATTCCGCCCGAGCGGGATGCCCTCTGGTTCTACATCCTCGCCGAGGCGGAGGACGGCGGCGGCAATCGGCTGGGCCAGGTGGGCTCGGTCATCCTCTGTGCCACCTTCGCCGGCCTGCTGAAGGGTGATCCGCAATGCTGGATGAACATCGATCCCCGCTGGACGCCCGACAAGGATCCCCTGCTGCAGGCGAACGACAAGCGGGACTCCGACGACTGGGAGGTCGCGGCGATCATCCGGCTGTCCGGCCTGCCGGTGGCCGGCGGCGACTTCAACTGA
- a CDS encoding RidA family protein, producing the protein MSIERKGVGQRMSQAVIHNGTVYLAGQVGETGASVTKQTQDILQKVEKLLADAGSDSTKILQAVIWLDDMKHFAEMNAVWDAWVPEGHAPARACGEARLASPELQVEIIVTAAV; encoded by the coding sequence ATGAGCATTGAACGTAAGGGCGTGGGCCAGCGCATGAGCCAGGCCGTGATTCACAACGGCACGGTCTATCTGGCCGGACAGGTGGGCGAGACCGGCGCTTCGGTCACCAAGCAGACCCAGGACATCCTTCAGAAGGTCGAGAAACTGCTGGCCGATGCCGGCAGCGACAGCACCAAGATCCTGCAGGCGGTCATCTGGCTGGACGACATGAAGCACTTCGCCGAGATGAACGCCGTCTGGGACGCCTGGGTCCCTGAAGGCCACGCCCCGGCCCGCGCCTGCGGCGAGGCCCGCCTGGCCAGTCCCGAACTGCAGGTGGAAATCATCGTCACGGCTGCGGTATAA
- a CDS encoding glutathione S-transferase family protein — translation MELFWAPRTRSFYALWALEETGLPHEKVLIDIWSGQQDGADYRAINPMGKVPALRDGEVAVTEAPAICAYLADKVPESGLALPLEDARRGAYYRWLFFAASCIEAAYFEKMSGLEIDARRAGWGSFEKVFTTLARELESREWIAAERFTMADLMIAGGLKYGMMLGILEPRPVFEAYVARCTKRPAYRRAEEIDAAALAEQG, via the coding sequence ATGGAACTGTTCTGGGCACCGCGGACGCGATCGTTCTATGCGCTCTGGGCGCTGGAGGAGACGGGCCTGCCGCATGAGAAGGTGCTGATCGACATCTGGTCGGGGCAGCAGGATGGTGCGGACTACCGGGCCATCAACCCCATGGGAAAGGTGCCGGCCCTGCGCGACGGGGAGGTGGCGGTGACGGAGGCGCCGGCCATCTGCGCCTATCTGGCCGACAAGGTCCCCGAGAGCGGATTGGCGCTGCCTCTGGAGGATGCGCGACGCGGCGCCTACTACCGCTGGCTCTTCTTCGCGGCCAGCTGTATCGAGGCCGCCTATTTCGAGAAGATGTCTGGCCTGGAAATCGATGCGCGCCGCGCCGGCTGGGGCAGCTTCGAGAAGGTTTTCACCACCTTGGCCAGGGAGCTCGAGAGCAGGGAATGGATCGCCGCGGAGCGATTCACCATGGCGGACCTGATGATCGCCGGCGGCCTCAAGTACGGTATGATGCTGGGCATCCTGGAGCCGCGGCCGGTGTTCGAGGCCTATGTGGCGCGTTGCACGAAACGTCCTGCCTATCGCCGTGCCGAGGAAATCGACGCGGCGGCGTTGGCGGAGCAGGGCTAA
- a CDS encoding helix-turn-helix domain-containing protein, with protein sequence MSKTEKGDPVQVAVGAEIRALRKTRGLTLPEMGKRMGRSVGFLSQVERGLSQLTLLDLRDLAQVLDVPLSWFFQHEDIPDHERGHVVRRSYRRTLGVEEKGLVEQLLSPDLSGSFEVILSTMNPGAELAQPTLRQTEEVGYVVSGQIELWIGDKHFKLASGDSFQIRKEPFRWRNMAREPAVIVWVISPPVY encoded by the coding sequence ATGAGCAAGACGGAGAAGGGTGATCCTGTACAGGTGGCCGTAGGGGCGGAAATTCGGGCCCTGCGGAAAACACGTGGTCTCACGCTTCCGGAAATGGGCAAGCGAATGGGCCGGTCTGTCGGGTTCCTTAGCCAAGTGGAGCGTGGCCTGTCCCAGCTGACTCTGCTCGACCTTCGGGATCTGGCGCAGGTGCTGGACGTGCCGCTCAGCTGGTTCTTCCAGCATGAGGACATACCGGATCACGAGCGCGGCCATGTGGTGCGCCGCAGCTATCGCCGCACCCTGGGGGTCGAGGAAAAGGGCCTGGTAGAGCAACTGCTCTCGCCCGATCTTTCTGGATCCTTCGAGGTGATCCTCAGCACCATGAACCCTGGCGCGGAGCTGGCGCAACCAACTCTGCGCCAGACAGAAGAGGTGGGCTATGTGGTCTCTGGCCAGATCGAACTCTGGATCGGGGACAAGCATTTCAAGCTGGCTTCCGGCGATTCCTTCCAGATCCGCAAGGAACCTTTCCGCTGGCGCAACATGGCCCGCGAGCCGGCTGTCATCGTCTGGGTGATTTCCCCGCCCGTTTACTGA
- a CDS encoding histone deacetylase family protein, with amino-acid sequence MKVVFNEAQKRHYPRNFLVSGAQKPNPEVPERAERLLAAALDSGLEQVTPPDYGLSAVSAVHTPEYLDFLEHVYARWQRIEGASEEVVPNVHPNYRDGRYPHSVVGQAGYHMADTACPISGETWQAALWSAHSATHAARLVREGAPAAYALSRPPGHHAYADMAGGFCFLNNSGVAASELRRSHARVAIIDVDVHHGNGTQGMFYKREDVLTVSIHADPVRYYPFFWGHADERGEGPGLGYNFNLPLARGTADDDYLPVLDRALQRVKAFAPGAIVVALGLDAYEGDPLEGMKISTPGFARIGERLAKLGLPSVIVQEGGYLCDELGLNLSSFLDGFTNAHGL; translated from the coding sequence ATGAAAGTCGTCTTCAACGAAGCCCAGAAGCGCCATTACCCCAGGAACTTCCTGGTCAGCGGCGCGCAGAAGCCCAATCCGGAGGTGCCGGAACGCGCCGAGCGCCTGCTGGCCGCGGCCCTGGACAGCGGGCTGGAGCAGGTGACGCCGCCGGACTATGGCCTGTCCGCCGTGTCTGCCGTGCACACGCCCGAATACCTGGACTTCCTGGAGCACGTTTATGCGCGCTGGCAGCGCATCGAAGGGGCGTCCGAGGAGGTGGTGCCCAACGTCCACCCCAACTACAGGGATGGCCGCTATCCGCACTCGGTGGTGGGGCAGGCGGGCTATCACATGGCGGACACCGCCTGTCCCATCTCGGGCGAGACCTGGCAGGCGGCGCTGTGGAGCGCGCATTCCGCCACCCATGCCGCGCGCCTGGTGCGGGAGGGGGCGCCGGCGGCCTATGCGCTGAGCCGCCCGCCGGGCCACCATGCCTATGCCGACATGGCCGGCGGCTTCTGCTTCCTCAACAACTCGGGCGTGGCCGCCTCGGAACTGCGCCGGAGTCACGCGCGGGTGGCCATCATCGACGTGGACGTGCATCACGGCAACGGCACCCAGGGCATGTTCTACAAGCGCGAAGACGTGCTGACGGTTTCCATTCACGCCGATCCCGTGCGCTACTACCCCTTCTTCTGGGGTCATGCCGATGAGCGCGGCGAGGGCCCGGGTCTGGGCTATAACTTCAACCTGCCGCTTGCCCGGGGCACGGCGGACGATGACTACCTGCCGGTCCTGGACCGGGCCCTGCAGCGGGTGAAGGCCTTCGCGCCCGGGGCGATCGTGGTGGCGCTAGGCCTGGATGCCTACGAGGGCGATCCCCTGGAGGGGATGAAGATTTCCACGCCCGGCTTCGCGCGCATCGGCGAACGGCTGGCGAAACTGGGCCTGCCCAGCGTGATCGTGCAGGAGGGCGGCTATCTCTGCGACGAGCTGGGACTCAACCTCAGCAGCTTCCTGGACGGCTTCACGAACGCACACGGACTCTGA
- a CDS encoding 3-keto-5-aminohexanoate cleavage protein, giving the protein MPRKVIITCAVTGSVHTPSMSPNLPVTPEQIAAQAIAAAEAGAAILHLHARDLADGRPSPDPEVFHRFLPRIKQSCDAVVNITTGGGQNMSVEERMAAALSAAPEMCSLNMGSMNFGLFPILERMQDFQHAWEKPFLESTRDFIFKNTFQDIETALFRLGAERGVRFEFECYDLGHLYNLKHFVDRGLVKPPFFIQFVLGILGGIGPDPENLTHMKRIADKLFGSDYEFSVLGAGRHQMPLASTALALGGNVRVGLEDNLTIAPGELATDNAQQVRKIRRIAEELSLEVATPAEARARLNLKGGDQVAF; this is encoded by the coding sequence ATGCCACGCAAGGTCATCATCACCTGTGCGGTGACGGGCTCGGTCCACACGCCCTCCATGAGCCCGAACCTGCCGGTCACCCCGGAACAGATCGCCGCGCAGGCCATCGCCGCGGCCGAGGCCGGGGCGGCCATTCTGCACCTGCACGCCCGCGACCTCGCCGACGGGCGGCCCAGCCCGGACCCGGAGGTCTTCCACCGCTTCCTGCCGCGCATCAAGCAGTCTTGTGACGCCGTGGTGAACATCACCACCGGCGGCGGACAGAACATGAGCGTGGAGGAACGCATGGCCGCGGCGCTGTCGGCGGCGCCCGAGATGTGCTCGCTGAACATGGGGTCGATGAATTTCGGGCTGTTCCCGATCCTGGAGCGCATGCAGGATTTCCAGCACGCTTGGGAGAAGCCCTTCCTGGAGTCCACGCGTGACTTCATCTTCAAGAACACCTTCCAGGATATAGAGACCGCGCTGTTCCGCCTGGGCGCGGAGCGCGGCGTGCGTTTCGAGTTCGAGTGCTATGACCTGGGGCATCTCTATAATCTGAAGCACTTCGTGGACCGCGGCCTGGTGAAGCCGCCCTTCTTCATCCAGTTCGTGCTGGGCATCCTGGGCGGAATCGGCCCGGATCCGGAGAACTTGACGCACATGAAGCGCATTGCCGACAAGCTGTTCGGGTCCGACTACGAGTTTTCGGTGCTGGGCGCCGGGCGGCACCAGATGCCGCTGGCCTCCACGGCGCTGGCGCTGGGCGGCAATGTGCGCGTAGGCCTGGAGGACAACCTGACCATTGCGCCCGGGGAACTGGCCACCGACAATGCCCAGCAGGTGCGCAAGATTCGCCGCATCGCCGAGGAGCTGTCGCTGGAGGTGGCCACGCCTGCCGAGGCGCGCGCACGCCTGAACCTGAAGGGCGGCGACCAGGTCGCCTTCTGA
- a CDS encoding thioesterase family protein — MIDTAPLCIVHPKLQESWIDWNGHLSDGYYAVVMIESTDKALACFGVTPDYPARTGRSVYTGEIKLRYLAEVKLDDALRIETYVGHHDEKRVTLHHQLYREDQNVLAAEMEVLCLSVDLAGPKVCPFEQPVMQEITSCAGKHGLSPDRAARNLQA, encoded by the coding sequence ATGATTGATACGGCACCGCTCTGCATCGTTCATCCAAAGCTTCAAGAAAGCTGGATCGACTGGAACGGGCATCTCAGCGACGGCTACTATGCCGTTGTCATGATTGAATCCACGGACAAGGCCCTGGCCTGCTTCGGGGTGACACCCGACTATCCGGCGCGCACCGGCCGCAGCGTCTATACCGGCGAGATCAAGCTGCGCTACCTGGCCGAGGTGAAGCTGGACGACGCACTCAGGATCGAGACCTATGTGGGCCACCACGATGAAAAGCGGGTGACCCTGCACCACCAGCTATACCGAGAGGACCAGAACGTCCTGGCAGCCGAGATGGAAGTGCTCTGCCTGTCGGTCGACCTGGCCGGCCCGAAGGTCTGCCCCTTCGAGCAGCCTGTCATGCAGGAGATCACCTCCTGCGCCGGCAAACACGGTCTCTCTCCCGACCGCGCCGCCCGGAACTTGCAGGCTTGA
- a CDS encoding aminotransferase family protein, whose amino-acid sequence MDSTADRPKSHLFYQTRQRRPLLDRAEGIYMWDASGKRYLDGSSGAMVVNIGHGNPNVLAAMRAQMDKATFGYRLHFETEAAEELARRTALRMPAGLDRIFFVSGGSEAVESCIKLARQYALAMGQEQRWKVISRTPSYHGSTLGALALTGTATMTQPFAPMMQEMPKIPAPTCYLDRDNYSDEERGLRYAEHLREEILRQGPESVLAFIVEPVGGASTGALVPPDSYLPRIREICDEFGILLIYDEVMTGAGRTGRFLGADHWPAARPDIMALSKGFAAGYAPLGAMAADGRIVEAVLDAGGFIHGYTYAGNPLACAAGLAVLDELERLDLPANAARRGESLRAALHGLMDRFPFIGDVRGLGLLQAFELVSDRETMEPLPRELNAHARLVDIAFDKGLIIYSRRTRGGHKGDHFMVCPPLIVEEAQIDELIGLLGDSLEALAREAGLPVSG is encoded by the coding sequence ATGGACAGCACTGCCGACCGCCCCAAATCACATCTCTTCTACCAGACCCGCCAGCGGCGGCCGCTGCTGGACCGGGCCGAGGGCATCTACATGTGGGACGCTTCGGGCAAGCGCTACCTGGACGGCTCCAGCGGGGCGATGGTGGTCAACATCGGGCATGGCAATCCCAACGTGCTGGCGGCCATGCGCGCGCAGATGGACAAGGCGACCTTCGGCTATCGCCTGCACTTCGAGACCGAGGCGGCCGAGGAGCTGGCGCGCCGCACAGCGCTGCGCATGCCCGCGGGGCTGGACCGCATCTTCTTCGTCTCCGGCGGGTCCGAGGCGGTGGAGTCCTGTATCAAGCTGGCGCGCCAGTACGCCCTGGCCATGGGGCAGGAGCAGCGCTGGAAGGTAATCTCGCGCACCCCCTCCTATCACGGCTCGACTTTGGGAGCGCTGGCGCTGACCGGCACGGCGACCATGACCCAGCCGTTCGCGCCGATGATGCAGGAGATGCCCAAGATCCCGGCGCCCACCTGCTATCTGGACCGGGACAACTACAGCGACGAAGAGCGCGGCCTGCGCTATGCCGAGCACTTACGCGAGGAGATCCTGCGCCAGGGGCCGGAGAGCGTTCTGGCCTTCATCGTCGAGCCGGTGGGCGGCGCCTCCACCGGAGCGCTGGTGCCGCCCGACAGCTACCTGCCGCGCATCCGCGAGATCTGCGATGAATTCGGCATCCTGTTGATCTACGACGAGGTGATGACCGGGGCCGGGCGCACCGGGCGCTTCCTGGGCGCCGATCACTGGCCGGCGGCGCGGCCCGACATCATGGCGCTGTCCAAGGGCTTCGCCGCCGGCTATGCTCCGCTGGGCGCCATGGCGGCGGACGGCCGGATCGTCGAGGCGGTGCTGGACGCTGGCGGCTTCATCCACGGCTATACCTATGCCGGCAACCCGCTGGCCTGCGCCGCCGGCCTGGCGGTGCTGGACGAGCTGGAACGCCTGGACCTGCCGGCCAATGCGGCGCGCCGGGGCGAGAGCCTGCGGGCCGCGCTGCACGGCCTGATGGACCGCTTCCCCTTCATCGGCGACGTGCGCGGCCTGGGCCTGCTGCAGGCCTTCGAGCTGGTGAGCGACCGCGAAACCATGGAACCGTTGCCCAGGGAGCTGAACGCCCATGCGCGCCTAGTGGACATCGCCTTCGACAAGGGCCTGATCATCTATTCCCGGCGCACGCGCGGCGGCCACAAGGGCGATCACTTCATGGTCTGTCCGCCGCTGATCGTCGAAGAGGCTCAGATCGATGAGTTGATCGGCCTGCTGGGCGACAGCCTGGAGGCCTTGGCGCGGGAGGCCGGCCTGCCGGTGTCAGGTTAG
- a CDS encoding GcvT family protein — protein MADLPKQARAVIIGGGVVGCSVAYHLAKQGWTDVVLLERKQLTSGTTWHAAGLIGQLRATPNLIRLAHYSCELYANLEAETEVATGFVRHGSLGVALSGERMEEFARGAAMGRMWGVEAEMLSPEQCKKLYPLLELKGDVKGGVLIPGDGQADPSNIALALAKGARNHGAKVLENVKVTGIEQADGRVTGVNTDQGPIQAEVVVNCAGMWGREVGRMAGVSVPLQACEHFYIVTEKMDGMGGKLPVLRVPDECTYYKEDAGRLLLGCFEPNAKPWGLEGIPDDFCFDSLPEDFEHFEPILAQAMERVPALQDVGIHTFFNGPESFTPDDRYILGEAPELQNFYLACGFNSIGIQSAGGVGKALAEWIEAGEPPFDLSDVDIRRLQPFQANRTYLEARVSETLGLLYDDHFPFRQYETARQVRRTPLHDALRQHGACFGELAGWERPNWFAPEGVEPIYEYSWGRQNWFAHSAAEHRAVRSDCGLFDLSTFAKFLVQGPDAAALLNRVSAAQMDVAPGRVVYTQWLNDRGGIEADLTVTRLAEDRYMVVTAAGSQRRDFVWLERNLQEGERVYLTDVTSGMAVIGLMGPRARDLLQPLTTADLSNAAFPFGTSRQIELGSALVQASRITYVGELGWELYIPTEFTGHVFETIMETTQPPALAGLHALNSLRMECGYRHWGDDLTDEDTPLEAGLSFAVDWTKDDFNGREALLKQKQAGVERRLVQFRLSDPEPLLYHDEPVWLDGERVGHLTSGAYGHEVGAALGMGYVTLSGGRAPKAVDLEGAAFELEIGRQRCRAQASIKPFFDPKRERIRM, from the coding sequence ATGGCAGACCTTCCCAAGCAGGCGCGTGCAGTGATCATTGGCGGCGGTGTCGTCGGCTGTTCGGTGGCCTACCATCTGGCCAAACAGGGTTGGACGGACGTGGTCCTGCTGGAACGCAAGCAGCTGACCTCGGGCACCACCTGGCATGCCGCCGGCCTGATCGGCCAGCTGCGGGCGACACCGAACCTGATCCGGCTGGCGCATTACTCTTGCGAGCTCTATGCCAACCTGGAGGCGGAGACAGAGGTCGCCACCGGTTTCGTGCGGCATGGCTCGCTGGGCGTGGCGTTGAGCGGGGAACGCATGGAGGAATTCGCCCGCGGCGCCGCCATGGGCCGCATGTGGGGCGTGGAAGCCGAGATGCTCTCGCCCGAGCAGTGCAAGAAGCTTTATCCGCTGCTGGAGTTGAAGGGGGACGTGAAGGGCGGTGTGCTGATCCCGGGCGATGGCCAGGCCGATCCGTCCAACATCGCACTGGCGCTGGCCAAGGGGGCGCGGAACCACGGTGCGAAGGTGCTGGAGAACGTGAAGGTCACCGGCATCGAGCAGGCCGATGGCCGAGTGACCGGCGTCAACACGGACCAGGGCCCCATCCAGGCCGAGGTGGTGGTCAACTGTGCCGGCATGTGGGGGCGCGAAGTGGGCCGCATGGCCGGGGTGTCGGTGCCGCTGCAGGCCTGCGAGCATTTCTACATCGTCACCGAGAAGATGGACGGCATGGGCGGGAAGCTGCCGGTGCTGCGGGTGCCGGACGAATGTACCTATTACAAGGAGGATGCAGGCCGGCTGCTGCTGGGCTGTTTCGAGCCCAACGCCAAGCCCTGGGGCCTGGAAGGTATTCCGGACGACTTCTGTTTCGACTCCCTGCCGGAGGACTTCGAGCACTTCGAGCCGATCCTGGCCCAGGCCATGGAACGTGTGCCGGCTTTGCAGGACGTGGGGATCCACACCTTCTTCAACGGGCCGGAATCCTTCACCCCCGACGACCGCTATATCCTGGGCGAGGCGCCGGAACTGCAGAACTTCTATCTGGCCTGCGGCTTCAACTCCATCGGCATCCAGTCGGCGGGCGGTGTCGGCAAGGCATTGGCCGAGTGGATCGAGGCCGGCGAGCCGCCCTTCGACCTGAGCGACGTGGATATCCGGCGCCTGCAGCCCTTCCAGGCCAACCGGACCTACCTGGAGGCCCGGGTCAGCGAGACTCTGGGGCTGCTCTACGACGACCACTTTCCCTTTCGGCAGTACGAGACGGCGCGCCAGGTCCGGCGCACGCCGCTTCATGACGCATTGCGACAGCATGGCGCCTGCTTCGGCGAACTGGCCGGGTGGGAGCGTCCCAACTGGTTCGCGCCCGAGGGCGTGGAGCCGATCTATGAATACAGCTGGGGGCGACAGAACTGGTTCGCGCATTCCGCCGCCGAGCATCGCGCCGTGCGCAGCGACTGCGGGCTGTTCGACCTGTCCACCTTCGCCAAGTTCCTGGTGCAAGGCCCGGATGCGGCGGCCCTCCTGAACCGGGTCTCGGCGGCCCAGATGGACGTGGCGCCGGGGCGGGTGGTCTACACCCAGTGGCTGAACGACCGCGGTGGCATCGAGGCCGACCTGACGGTCACGCGCTTGGCCGAAGACCGCTACATGGTGGTGACCGCCGCCGGCAGCCAGCGCCGCGACTTCGTCTGGCTGGAGCGCAATCTGCAAGAAGGTGAGCGCGTTTACCTGACCGACGTGACCTCTGGCATGGCGGTGATCGGCCTTATGGGGCCACGGGCACGTGACCTGCTGCAGCCGCTGACCACGGCCGACCTGTCCAATGCGGCCTTTCCCTTCGGCACGTCGCGACAGATCGAGCTGGGCTCCGCCCTCGTCCAAGCTTCGCGCATCACCTATGTCGGCGAGTTGGGCTGGGAGCTGTATATCCCGACAGAATTCACGGGCCATGTTTTCGAGACGATCATGGAAACGACGCAGCCGCCGGCACTGGCCGGCCTGCATGCGCTCAACTCCTTGCGCATGGAGTGCGGCTATCGCCACTGGGGCGACGACCTGACGGACGAGGACACGCCGCTGGAGGCCGGCCTGTCGTTTGCCGTCGACTGGACAAAGGACGACTTTAATGGCCGGGAGGCGTTGTTGAAGCAGAAGCAGGCCGGTGTCGAGCGGCGTCTGGTCCAGTTCCGCCTGTCCGATCCCGAACCTCTGCTCTATCACGACGAGCCGGTCTGGCTGGACGGCGAACGGGTCGGGCACCTGACCTCGGGCGCCTACGGGCACGAGGTCGGGGCAGCGCTGGGCATGGGTTACGTCACACTCTCCGGCGGCCGGGCGCCCAAGGCGGTGGACCTGGAGGGCGCGGCGTTCGAGCTGGAGATCGGCCGGCAGCGCTGCCGGGCCCAGGCCTCGATCAAGCCCTTCTTCGACCCGAAGCGTGAACGCATCCGGATGTAA